The DNA window CGGGCCGGATGGGCCCGACGAGCGGCAGTGAAGATCACATCGATCCCTCTGCGCGCAGCGCGGCCCGCGCCGCCTTCACCGGCGTGGCGTTGCTCGTCGCGGCGCGCACGGGTCCCGCCACCGACGCGCTGATCGCACTGGGCAACGTCGGCGCAGCCATTGCCTCTCTCTGCGCCCTCGGCGCGCTCGCGCGCGTGTCGGGGCTCGGAGGGCTCCTCGAGCCGCCGCCCACCGCGCGCAGGCTCGACGCCGTGGCGTTCGCCTCCGTGTTCTGGACGGTGGCCGTCGCCCTGCCCATCGCGTCGACGGCCTCCCCCGAGCGCGTCGCCGGCCTCGACCCTGCCATCATCGCGTACGCCACGACCACCGCCTCGCTGGGCTCCCTCGCCATCACCGTGATCGCCCTCGCTCGAACACGCTCGGAGCGCAGGCTGGAGCTGGGGGTCGCCGACCGGACCGAAGCCGCGCTCCTGCTCACCCTCACCACCCTGACGATCGGCGTGCTCGCCGCGCTCACCGGCGTGGCCAGCCCCGAGGCGCTGCTGCCGGTGACGAGCACCATTGCGGCCTTCTGCGTGGCCATCAGTGTCGTGACCGCAGATCCTGCGGCGCTCTCCCGCGCGCTCCGCCTCACCCTGGCGCTGGCCCTGCTGGCCACGCCGGTGGCGCTGCTCGCCGTGTACGTCGTGCACGAGAGCCCGATGCGCCTCGAAGCCGCCGAGCGCACGTGGATCGGCTTGCGCCGCACCCCCGTGGGCGCGGTGGTGTTCGTGGCGTGCGCCGGGTGCGCCGCGGCAGGTCTCTTCGCTCCCTGGCTCAGCAGGAAGTTCGCCCCCGAGGGAGCGCGGTGGCTGCGCGGTCTCGACGCGGCCACCCGGGCGGCCCTGCACCCCGATCCCGACACGGCGCTGGAGACTGCTCTCTTCTCCCTGCGGGAGCTGTGGGGAAGCCGGAACAAGGCCCCCCAGCGACCCTTGGCCGAAGGGTTCGAGAAACCCAGCAACCCGATCGGCCCGGCGCTGTACCGCCTCGCTCCGCCCGAGCGCATCACCGTGGATCTCGCGGGCTATGCGCACACCGAGCGCGCCGAGATCCCTCAGCGCCTCATCGCGCTGACCGACGGCGAGCCCGAAGGCGTGCTCCGCATCGAGGTCCTCGAAGCAACTCAGGTGCGCCGGCCCGAGGTGCGGCCACTCATCACCTGGCTCACCGAGCGTGGCATCGGTTGCGCTGCGGTGATCCGTGACACCACGGGCGCCGCCGGAGCGATCGTCCTCCCACGCGACGGGCGCGACACGCCCATGTCGCTGGAAGAGGTCGAGGGGCTGCGCGCCCTCGCCGATCGGCTCGGGGCCGTGATCAGCGCCGCAGGCATGCTCGCCCGCTCGCGGGAGCGGGAGATGGAGATACGGAGTCAGCTCGCCCAGGAGAAAGGCGAGTCCGCTCGCCTCGCGCAGGAGCTCGCCCATGGCGAAGCGAGGCGCCGCGGGATCGCCGAGCGCCTCGCCCGCCCCGCCCGCATCGGCGCTTACAGCCCGGCCGCGCGCTCGGCAGTCGACCAGATCGAACGACTCGCCGAGAACGATCGCCCGATCACCCTGCTCTCTGCACCAGGGATCGACGCCGTCGCGTGGGCCGCGCTCGCGCACCTCGGCTCGCCCCGCTCGGGTGGCGCCTTCACCCTCATCGACGCCGCCACGGGCGCCGAGCACGCGCTCGCTCACTGGCGTGACCGCACCACCTCACCCATGGAGACGGCGCGCAGCGGGACCCTCGTCGTGCTCGACGCCCACGCCTTGCCCATGGACGTGCAAGACGAACTCGGCACCACGCTGCCGCCCGATGTCGGGCTCGTCGTGTCCGTCCCCCAGACCGTCGACGTGCTCGTCGCCGCAGGTCACCTGAGCGAACGCCTCGCCGATCGTCTGGGTGATCGCGCCGTCGCGCTCCCCACCCTCGCCGACCGCGGCGAGGACTTGCGTGCTCTCTCCCTGGAACACCTGGCCCGCCTCGGCACCCGCTTGCGAGGCCGCCCCCTCGGTCTCGATCTGCACGCCCTCTCGATGATCCTCGAGTACACCTGGCCAGGCAACGACGCGGAACTCGGCGCCGTGCTCCTGCGTGCGGTCCTCGTCACCGAAGGGGACGTCGTCGGTGTCCGTGAACTCGCAGCCATCGGCTTCCAGGCGGCCACGACGGCTCCTGACCTCGATCTGCCCGATGTCACGAGCGCCCCACCCCGCCGGCGGCGCTCCAGCAGACGCTGAGCGACGACGCGCCCGGTCGCGGCAAAGCGCAGGTGCGACCTCTCAAGCCGCCAGCGGCGTCGCCATGAGCCGACAGCTCGCTGCACACCGACGGCAAACCGACGCACACCCCTGCATCTGCGCGTCCCCCTCGAAGCGTGCACATTCCCGCGCGCAACGCTCGCACGCCTCCGCGCAAGCCGCGCAGGTGAGCCCGTGGATCTCCGAACCCCGCAACAGGAAATTCGAGCACGTTTCGCACATTTCAGCGCAGTCCAGCATCGCCCGGATGTGCCGCTCCTCCGCGTGCTCCCCTCCCTGCTCCAGACAGTACTGGATGGTCTGGAGACACAGCCGATGGCAGTCGAGGCAGTTCAGGTAACAGTCGTCATCCACGAGTATTTTCTTCGCACCCACCATGGGTCTCCTCCATCCGGCCCGCACGCCCACGGGCCGAAGGCGAGACGGTACAAAGGGCGTGCCTCGCCGCGCCCCTCCCCTCCGGGCCGGACACGCGCGGCACATCACCCTCGATTCCGTCGAAGCGCAGTCATCCGCGGTAGCCCGCTCCAGGCGTGCGCCTCTCGAACTCCGGGCAGAGATGCGTCTCCTGCACGAACGCCGTCATCGTGTCCCAGATCCGAAACAGCTCGTCTTTCGTTCTCACGGATCGGTACCCGAGCTTGTTGTCCCGGAAGCAGGCGAGGCCCCCGAAGAGCCCATGACCCACAGGTGAATAGTCCGACAGGCCGCACCCGAAGCACGTCTTGAGAAACCAGTGGCTCGGAAGCCTGCGTTGAAGGTCCAGAAGCTCGTCCTCGAACCAACCAGACCGCCCCTCTGATTCGAGGCGCAGGTCTCCGACCACGAGGACGAGGTGCAGGCTTTCCTCATCGATACCGCCGGTGGCATGCGCGCTACCGAGACGAAGTCGCGCTTCGAGCGTGCCCCGCAGCTCGCCGGCGTCGACGGCAACGATCACCGGAATCTCGAACTCGAACAGACACGAACAGAGGGTCCCACCAGCGAAACTGAACCGCGACAGGTCTGCCGGCGCCGTGGAGGACACGACCTCGAACGAATCGAAGTCGTTGCCTTCGAAATCCACGCCGCAAAGCGACATTCGAAGTGTCGCGCCATCGTTCTCGATGGTCGTCTCGATGTCGCCTTGCAGATCGCGGTACCTGGTTCGGTAGACGCTCCTCATCGATCGACTCGCGAGCCCTGGAGGCACGGCCCGACATTCCGCGTCACGCCGGGTCTCTCACGCCCTCTTCCGTCACCTCGTCCCGGTGGAACACCCGGTACAGCACCGGCAGCACCAGCAAGGTCAGCGTCGTCGAGGAGACGATCCCTCCGATCACCACCGTCGCCAGCGGCCGCTGCACCTCGGATCCGGTGCCCGTGGCCAGCGCCATGGGGACGAAGCCCAGCGCAGCGACCAGCGCCGTCATCAGGACCGCCCGGAGCCGCGCCACCGATCCTCGATGCACTGCGTCGTCCAGCATCACCCCACGCCGACGGGTATTCTCGATGAACGTCACCATCACCAGCCCGTTGAGCACCGCCACCCCCGACAGGGCGATGAACCCGATCGCCGCCGCGATCGAGATCGGGAGCCCACGGATCCACAGCGCCAGCACCCCACCGGTGAGCGCGAGCGGCACCCCCGTGAAGATCAAGAGCGCGTTCTTCACCGTTCCGAACGACAGGTAGAGCAACCCGAAGATCAATCCGAGCGCCGCCGGGACCACCAGCAAGAGCCGTGCGCGCGCCGTGAGCAGGTGCTCGAACTGCCCTCCCCATGCGATCCAGTAGCCGGGCGGCAGCTTCACCTCCGCCTCCAGCCGCTCCTGCGCCTCGGCCACGAAGCCGCCCAGATCGCGCCCTCGCACGTTGCACTGCACGACCACCCGCCGCTTGCCGTTCTCGTGGCTGACCTGATTCGGCCCCTCCTCCAGCTTGATCGTCGCCAACGCCCCCAGCGGCACGAAGGCAGGCCGGTTCGCGCGTCGCTCCGGTGCCAGTGCGCTGGCCGTCCCCCCTGCTGCGCTCGCCAGGCCTCCCCCGCTCGCCATGCTCGCCGCGCCCTCGTCGCGCCCACGCGCGGGCAAGGGCACGGGCAGGTTCTCCAGGGCGCCGAGATCTCGCCGGATGGCATCGGGGAGGCGCAGCACCAGCTCGAACCGCCGGTCGCCTTCGAACACCTCCCCCGCGCTCACCCCGCCCACCGCGGCCTCCACGATCTCTTGCACGTCGGCCACGTTGATCCCGTAACGAGCCACCGCCCGCCGGTTGACGTCGATCGTGAGCACCGGCAGCCCCGTCACCTGCTCCACCTTCAGATCAGCCACCCCGGGCACCGTCGCCAGCACCGCACTCACCCGCTGCGCCTCGCGGACGAGCACGTCCAGATCCTCGCCGAAGACCTTCACCGCCACATCGCCACGGACCCCGCTGGTCAGCTCGTTGAACCGCAGCTCGATGGGCTGGCTCAGCTCGTAGTTCTGACCAGGCAGCCCTGCGAGCACGCCCTCCATCGCCTCGGCCAGCTCCGCTTGCGTCGTCGCGCGTTTCCATCCCTCCCGGGGCTTGAGCATCACGTACGTATCGGACACGTTGGGTCCCATCGGGTCCGTCGCGACTTCGGCCGTGCCGGTGCGCGCGAACACGGAGGACACCTCGTCGGGGAACTGCTCCAGCAGCGTGCGCTCGAGCTGCATCTGCATCGACAAGCTCTGGGTCAGGCTGATCGACGGGATCCGCGCCGGCTGGATGGCCAGCGCTCCCTCGCTCAGCTTCGGAGCGAACTCACTCCCGAGCCGCGTCGAGAGGAGCCCCGCAGCGGCCAGCAGCACCACCGCGCTCCCGACCACGAGCCGCGGACACCCTACCAGCCGATCGAGCACCCGCCCGTATGCCTTCGTCAACCAGCGCAGCCCGGGCCCCTCCCGTTCGGTGATCTTCCCCCGGAGCACGATCGCCACCAGCGCCGGGATGAACGTCATCGACAGGATCGTCGCCCCCCCGAGTGCCAGCACCACCGTCGCGGCCATCGGGCGGAACATCTTCCCCTCGATCCCGGTGAGCGTCAGGATCGGCAGGTACACCACGGCGATGATCAGCTCGCCGAACAGCGTCGCCCGCCGCACCTCCCGCGACGCATCGTATGCGAGCCGCAGCCGCTCCTCGCGCGTGAGCACCCGGCCCAGCCGGTGCTGCTCCTCGGCGAACCGCCGCACGCAGTTCTCGACGATGATCACCGACCCGTCCACGATCAGCCCGAAGTCGAGCGCCCCCAGGCTCATCAGGTTGCCGCTGACGCCCCCCGCCACCATCCCGCTCACCGCAATGAGCATCGCGAACGGGATGACCATCGCCGCAATCACCGCGGCGCGGACGTTCCCGAGCAGGAGCACCAGCACCAGGATCACCAGGCCTGCGCCCTCCAGCAGGCTCCGCGTCACCGTGCCCAGCGTTGCCTCGACCAGGTAGGTCCGGTCGTAGAGGGTCTTCACGAACACCCCCTCCGGCAACGACCTGTTCACCTCGGCCACCCGCGCGTCGACCCGCTTCGACACCACGCGGCTGTTCTCGCCGAGGAGCATGATCGCCGTCCCGATCACCGCCTCCCGGCCGTTCTCGGTCGCGGCGCCCGTGCGGAGATCCTGGCCGACCCCCACCTCGGCCACGTCCAGGATCCGGATCGGCACACCGTCCTTGTGCCCGACCACGATCTCGCGGATGTCGTCCTCCCCTTCGACCAGCCCCGTCGCGCGGATCAGGTACTGCTCGCCCTTGTGCTCGATGTACCCGCCGCCCGCGTTCGCGTTGTTCGCGGCGAGCGCCTCCAGCACGTCCCGGAACGACAGCCCGTACGACAGGAGCTTCGCGGGATCCGGCGCCACCTGGAACAGCCGCTCGTATCCGCCGATGGCGTTGATCTCCGTCACCCCCGGCACCGTCCGGAGCTGCGGCCGCACCACCCAGTCCTGGAGCGTGCGCAGATCCGTCAGCGTGTAGGGTTCCCCGTCGGGCCGGAGCGCCCCCTCCTTCGCCTCGACGGACCACATGTAGATCTCGCCGAGCCCCGTCGCGATCGGCCCGATCTGAGGCTCGATGCGCCCTGGGGGCAGCGCCGCCTTCGCCGCCGCGAGGCGCTCGCTCACGAGCTGACGCGCCCAGTACACGTCGGTCCCGTCCTCGAAGACCACCGTCACCTGCGACAGCCCGTACCGCGACAGGGAGCGCACCTGCTCCACCTTCGGCAGCCCGCCCATCGCCCACTCGATCGGGAACGTGATCCGCCGCTCGACCTCCACCGGCGACAGCGCCTCGACCGGCGTGTTGATCTGCACCTGGACGCTGGTGATGTCCGGCACCGCGTCGATCGGCAGCCGCCGGAAGTTGTAGACGCCGAAGGCGCCCACCGCGAGCGTCAGGATGAGCACCGCCCAGCGCTGGCGGACCGAGAACTCCAGCAGCTTGCCCAGCAGGGTGAACACCGCGCCTCCGTCAGTGCTCGTGCGCGGCCCCGGACTTCCCGAGATCGGCCTTGAGAACGAAGCTGTTCTTGCTCGCGTAGCGTTCCCCCGCCGCGATCCCGGAGCGCACCTCGACCACCGCGTTCCCCTCGACCGTCCCGCGCCTCCCGAGGCGCACCGGGCGCACCTGGAACGCCTCGCCTTCTTGCACGAACACCACGTCCTTGCCCTCCAGCCGCTGCACGGCGTCGTCCAGCACCGTCACCGCGACCTCTGCCTCGCTCACCACGATGTCCGCCGTCGCGAACAACCCGGGCCGCCACGCTGGCCCCGGGTTCATCAGCACCACCCGCGCGATCGACGAACGCGTCTGCTCGTCGGCCACCTGGCTCAGGTAGGTGATCTTCCCCTCCGCCCGCTGCTCGATCCCCTCCGCGCGCACCCGCGCCACCTGCCCCGGATGCACCTGCGCGAGATCCTTCGCGTACACCGTCACGTTCACCCAGATCGTCGACAGATCGGCCACCGTGAACGCCCGCGTCTCGCCCCCGAGCACCTCGCCCACCGTCGCGTGCCGCTCGATGATCGTCCCGTCGAGCGGCGCCACCAGCGCGTAGCCCCCCTCCTTCGAGCCGCCCCCTGATCCCACCGCGAGCTTCTGCGTCGCGCTCCGGTGCTCGATCCGCGCCTCGGCGAGGGCCTGCTTCGCCGAGAGGTACTCCTTCTCCGACGTCACCTTCTCCTGCCAGAGCGCCTCCTGCCGCCGGAAGCTCGTCTCTGCCAGCTCCAGCCGCTCCCGCGCCGTCAGCGCCTCGCGCTGCAGATCGGCCAGCTCCCGGCTGTCGAGCACCGCCAGCACCTCGCCCTTCTTCACCCGGTCGCCCAGGTTCCGCTTCACCTCGCGCACCACCCCGCCCACGCGCGGCGTCACGTGCGCCACCGTGTCCGCATTCAGCGCCACCTCACCTGGCAGCGTGGCCGTCACTTCCACCTGCCCGGGCCCGGCCGCCGCCACCTCGATCCCGGCAGCAGCGAGCGCCTCGGCCGAGAGCACCACCCGCCCCTCGCCGTGCCCTTCCTCCTTGTCGCCGTGATCGTGGTCCTCGTGGCCGCGCCCCTCGCCGTGCCGGTGCTCGCCCTTGTCGTGATCGTGATCCCCGTGCCCGAAGAGGTCACCCCAGTGCGACGACTCCCCGTGCACCGCGTGCTCCACCAGCACGGTGATCCCCGCCGTCGCGCAGGCCAGCCCCAGCGCGCCTGCCACCAGCACGGCGATCCGACCTCGCGTCAGCTCGACCTTGTGTGTCGCGCTCATCGCGGCACCCTCCCCGACAGCACGAAGAGCTCGATCTTCGCGTTTGCGTGCGCATGCTCGGCCTGGAGCAACGCAAGCTGCGCGTCGAGCGCCTCGCGACGCACCAGCAGCGCGCTGTACGTATCGCTCTCGCCCAGCTCGAAGGAGCGCTGCGCCAGTGCCGCGGCCCGCTTCGCCAGCTCTGCCACCTCGGCCAGCGCCTCGAGCGCCGCCCGCGTCGACGTGTACCGCGCGTGGAGCTGCCGGATCTGCCCCGTGGCCTCGGCGCGTGTCGCCCCGAGCTGCGCGTCGGCCACCCCGACCTCGGCCGCGGCAGCCGCGGCTGCCGAGCGGTTCGCGTTCAACATCGGCAGCGGCGCCGCGATCCCGAGCATCCCGATGTGCGCCCCCTCGTCCAGCTCGTACTGCGCCGACACGCTCAGCGTCGGCCACCGTGCCGCCCGCTCACGCACCACCTTCGCCTTCGCCGACGCGAGCTGCGCCACGGCCGCCCGCACGTCCGTCCGCTCCCCGGCTTCCTGCAGCAGCGTCGCCAGCGACGGCGCCTCGCCACCGGGCACGAGCGGCCCTTCCACCCCGGGAGGCAGCGCCTCCAGACCGAGCAGCGCCACGAGCACCGCCAGATCCGCGTCACGCGCCCCCTCCACCGTCACCGCCGCCGCCGCCTCACGGGCCGCTTGAAGCGTCGCCAGCGCCGCATCCGTCTCCCGGATCTCGCCCGCCGCCCGCCGCCGCTCCACCGTCGTCAACAGCCCCCGCGCCAGATCACGGCGCGCCCTCGCCAGCACCAGCTCCTGCTCGTCCCGCACCACCTGTGCGTGCTGCAGCAGCGCTGCCAGCAGCACCCGCCGCCCCGTGTCCGCGCCCATCGCCTCCGCCGCTCGGAGCGCCTCTTCGGCCGCGTCGATGCGCGCGCTCTGCTGCCCCCCGAGATCGAACGGAAACGCGAAGCTCGCCTGCGCCGCCGGCGGCGGACGCCCGTCCCGGTTCACCCGCAGCCCCCCGGCCACGGCCACCACCGGATTGCTCAGCGAGAACACCCCTGCGGCCCCCCGCTCCGCACGCGCCACCCCCACCTCGGCCCCTGCCCTCCGGGCCGTTGGCGCCACGCGCGCGAGTTCCACCACCCGGGCCCGCGTCAACGGCTCTGCCGCCTCCACGGAAGCCGGCGTCCCCACCAGCCAGAGGACGCCCAGCACCAGCGACGCCACGGCCCACCGCGTCACACGACGAAGGCGACCAGACGGAAAGCCCCCCGAGGGGTGGCCAGCGGAACGGCAGATGCGACCGGACATACGAACAGAACCCCAGCGCTCGAGCGCCTGCACCTCGGCCCGCTCCCCTGGGAGCCTGGCCAACCCTTCCCGGATGCTCCCTGCCTCGACCCGCGAACGGCGGAAAACCCGGGAGATTTCAACCACTGGCCATGGAGCGGGAGCCACCCGGCCCCGAGGAGGGGGATGACCGTTGTGCCCTCGCCCCATGCGACCACCTCATTGATACAACAGTTTCACAAGTGTTACATCGTCTTCGACATCATGTCCATCGAAGCGCGCAACCGTGCCCTCCTGGTCCTCCTCCTCGTCGTCCTCTCCCTTCTGCTCACCTTCGGCGTGCGCACCTGGCTGCACCTCCGCGACACCGGGTCCACCGGCTTCCGCGGCATCTCCGGCCGACCGGGCTCGCTCCCCTGGATCGGCGGCGTGAGCTTCGCCCTCGCGCTCGCCTGCACCGTGCTCGCTCCGCTCCTGGTCTGGCTCGGCGTCGATCGCTGGCTCTTCCTGCCGCAGGCAGCGCTCGACATCGTCGGCACGATCGCCGCCTTGCTCGGCGTCGCTGGCATCGCCTGGTCTCAGAACGCCATGGGGCGCTCCTGGCGCGTCGGCGTGGACGGCGCCGAGCGCACCACGCTCGTCCTCGAAGGCCCGTTCCGCGCCGTGAGGAACCCCGTCTTCAGCTTCCTCGTCCTCGGCTCGCTCGGCCTTTTGCTCGTCCTGCCGACCTTCACCTCGCTCGCTGCGCTCGCGCTGCTCGTGCTGGCGATCGAGCTGCAGGTCCGCATCATCGAGGAGCCGTACCTCCGCACGACACACGGCGACACCTACACCGACTACAGTCGCCGCACGGGTCGTTTCGTACCGTGGATCGGCCGCGATTGACGCCACGACGCGCACGTCACGCACCGCATCGCTCCAACACACGAAGACGGCGCATCACACACACCGTCACCCTCCACGCGCCCACCCGTCACCAAAGAGTCTTACCCGCACGCGCCTCCGTCCGTTACGATCGGGACGATGCTCTTCAACCGCAGGTCCTCGCCGCCGGGGATGCCGAAGCTCACCTTCGGCCTCGTCCCTGCCACCGATGACGCCTGCACCCGACTGCACCTCGCCGACTTCTGTGCGCTGCTCGGTGAGCTGGTCGGAGGCGTCATTTCCCCGCACCGCGCTCCGTCGCCTGGAGCGCTCGCCTCGGCCGTCGCCTCGGGCCGGGTCAACGTCGCCTGGCTCTCGCCGACCCTCATGGTGAAGAGCCCTGGCCTCGCCCCGGTCGTGCCGCTGGTCAGCTCCGTCCGCGCCGGCTCGCCGCTCTATCACGCCGCCCTCTTCGTCGACGAGGCTTCGCCCATCACCGCCGTCGAGCAGCTCACCGGCGCGCGCGCTGCGTGGGTCGCCCCGAGCAGCGCCAGCGGCTACCTCTTCCCGCGCGCAGCCCTGCGCCGACGCGGCTTCGATCCGCGCAGCTTGTTCTCGACCGAGACCTTCCACAACACCCACGGCAAGGTCGCCGAAGCCGTGCTCCACGGCCACGCCGACGTCGGCGCCACCTTCGCCGTCTACGAGGACGGAGAGTCCTCGCACGGCATGCTCCGCGCGGGCTTCCTCGACGTCGTCCCCGGCCGGAGGGGCCGCGTGCTCGACGTCGCCGGCCCCATCCCCGCCGATCTCATCGCCAGCCTGCCCGACGTCCCGATCTTCGCCCGCTCGGCGCTCACCGTCTCGCTCCAGCGCATCGCCGATCACCCGGAAGCCCGCGAGCCACTCCGCTCGCTGTTCGGCGTCGAGCGCTTCGCTCCGTTCGCAGCGGCCGGCGCACGCGCCTTGCGCACCCTCGTCGACTTCGGCCGCGAACCTGCGACCGCCGCCTCCTACGGCTGAGACCAGCACCATCGGCCAGGGGCCTGTCGGCCCCTGCGCTCCCACGGCTCGCACTCTTTGCGCACCTCGACGGCGCCGCGTGTCGCGTCGCACGCCGTCATCGCGACCCGAGCTGGTACCCTGCGACCAGGGAGGTCGACACCATGGTCTCGGAGCAGTGCGATGTCGTCGTCGTCGGCGCGGGCCTATCGGGCATGTGCGCCGCCCGCAAGCTCACCCGGCGTGGCCGCCAGGTGGTCGTGCTCGAAGCCCAGGACCGCACCGGCGGCCGCGTCTGCCACGAAGAGGTCGAGATCGACGGCCACCACCACAGCTTCGATCTCGGCGCCGCCTACCTCGGCACCAACCAGACCGCCCTCATCCAGCTCTGCACCGAGCTTGGTCTCTGCATGGACTTCGACGACCCCAGCGCCGACGTCATCCCCGTCCGCGCCGAGGGCGAAGCCGTCTACTACCTCAACGGCAAGCGCGTCCTCGAAGACCCCGAGGCCACCCTCCCCTGGGCCGCCTTCAACCCCATCTCCCTCTTCGGCATCTGGCGGATGCAGCTCCGCCTCGACCGCTTCATCCAGGTGATGAAGAACCACATCCACGACCCGTGGAACGCGCCCAATGCCGAGCGCTGGGACGACTGGTCGGTCGAGGACTTCCTGAAGAGCGACGTCTTCTTCACCCGCATCGACGAAGACATGCTCCGCATCGGCGTCCGCGCCGTCTGGTCCGTCGAGCCCTCGGAGATCTCGTTCCTCTACTTCCTCTGGTACGCCGCCAGCGCCGGCGGCATCGACACCTTGCTCGACAACCAGGGCAAGGACGCCGCCCAGGGCTTCTACTTCCGCCACGGCGCCCACGACGTCTGTGACCGGCTCACCCGCGAGCTCGGACCCGCCGTGCGCCTGGGCCACCCCGTCCGCCGCATCGAGCAGGACCTCGAAGGCGTCACCATCACCACCCGGACCAACGACCGCCTCCGCGCCCGCCACGCCATCGTCGCCGTGAGCCCCTCCGTCTCGTCGCGCATCGAGTACGACCCGCCCCTCCGGCCCGATCGCACCCACCTCGTGCAGCGCAACCCCCTCGGCCGCACCGTCAAATGTTACGCCGTCTACGACGAGCCCTTCTGGCACGAGCGCTACTCCGGCCTGTCCATCGGCAACACCACCCCGCTCATCTGGACCATGGACTACACCGTCCCTCCCGGTCCTCCTGCGATCATGGCCTTCGTCGTCGCCGATCACGCCGACGCCCTCAGTGGCCGCCCCGCGCACGACATCGAGCGCACCGTCTGCACCGCGCTCGCCGAGACCTTCCAGGACGAGCGCTTCCGCTCCCCG is part of the Chondromyces crocatus genome and encodes:
- a CDS encoding flavin monoamine oxidase family protein, encoding MVSEQCDVVVVGAGLSGMCAARKLTRRGRQVVVLEAQDRTGGRVCHEEVEIDGHHHSFDLGAAYLGTNQTALIQLCTELGLCMDFDDPSADVIPVRAEGEAVYYLNGKRVLEDPEATLPWAAFNPISLFGIWRMQLRLDRFIQVMKNHIHDPWNAPNAERWDDWSVEDFLKSDVFFTRIDEDMLRIGVRAVWSVEPSEISFLYFLWYAASAGGIDTLLDNQGKDAAQGFYFRHGAHDVCDRLTRELGPAVRLGHPVRRIEQDLEGVTITTRTNDRLRARHAIVAVSPSVSSRIEYDPPLRPDRTHLVQRNPLGRTVKCYAVYDEPFWHERYSGLSIGNTTPLIWTMDYTVPPGPPAIMAFVVADHADALSGRPAHDIERTVCTALAETFQDERFRSPRRFIYKDWSADPWAWGGPTGVSPPGALTAFGRALRRPFGRIHWAGAEAATVWMGYLDGAVNAGHAAADGILTAGP